TTATGAAATCATCATTGTTGACGATGGTTCAACCGACGATACCTGGCAATACCTACAAAGTCTAAGGGTGAAAGTAACCTATTACCGCCAAGACAACAAAGGCCCAGCAGCCGCTCGCAACCTCGGTGCCCAGCATGCTAGCGGGGATTACCTCGCCTTCCTCGATTCAGACGACCTCTGGCATCCCGATACGCTCCGACACCTCAATCAAATCATC
The window above is part of the Candidatus Methylacidiphilales bacterium genome. Proteins encoded here:
- a CDS encoding glycosyltransferase family 2 protein; amino-acid sequence: MPKFSVIIPTYNRAPLLKQTLDSVLNQSFLDYEIIIVDDGSTDDTWQYLQSLRVKVTYYRQDNKGPAAARNLGAQHASGDYLAFLDSDDLWHPDTLRHLNQII